From the genome of Candidozyma auris chromosome 2, complete sequence, one region includes:
- a CDS encoding glycoside hydrolase family 31 protein → MRFSLLVSAAGVGAAALNGFNSTGSQNSSFVNELLKANSTAASNTSNSFPEELTLGVSQLPNVLNESAVDANAEAKGYRLVNVSRNACGVSGFLRLQKETDIYGYDFDVLKLKVEHQSNSRLSVHIEPQNLTDVYKLPSELVPKPESSNVSCSGSTDLLFRHSGVNESFWFEVVRKSNAEVLFSTKGNPLVFSNQFVQFNSSLPKGHVITGLGEAIKGFTNPPGTVRTLYANDVADPVDGNIYGVHPFYIDQRYANLNQTNVHTTPLNETRFPGVSWGNQSNSTVSSSNSSFYEEYSPLNKSYSHGVWWRTSAPQEVIIEEEAITWRALNGVIDLYFFSGPTPKDVIKQYVSEVGKPALQPYWALGYHHSRWGYSTIDDLQNVVDTFAEKDLQLETIWSDIDYMDSFKDFTNDPHRYPLDKFSDFLDQLHDGDQHYVPIVDAAIYYPNPNNKTDADYPAFNDGNETDVFLKNPDGSLYIGAVWPGYTVFPDFLANNTFEWWKKTFKDWYEQIKFDGIWLDMNEVSSFCVGSCGSGKVEKNPVHAPFQYGGLQEQFPEGFATSNATEYKQFLQFISASSSSSSSDSSNDTKSSSEEFFNWKAPGKGNINYPPYVINHAQGDHDLATHAVSPNATHADGTLEYDIHNLYGYFQTNATFHALQDVAPGKRPFIISRSTYSGSGAYAGHWGGDNWSNFTYAYFSIPQALTLGLAGIPFFGVDICGFNGNSDLELCSRWMQLGAFFPFYRNHNVLGAIDQEPYVWEDVLSHSKVTMDIRYALLPYFYTLLHEASETGVPPLRALSWEFPDDPALSDADRQFFVGEALLVTPVLEPNVSTVKGVFPGANVTDVYYDWYTHEKANFTDGKNETLDAPLGHIPLHIRGGHIIPMQDPGYTVAESRNNSWNIIVPLGIEGTASGSLYYDDGDSYPIVNSTTVDFVASEGSLSASAYGYYRIEQPLSSVYILGVEDEPNSVKFNGQSVSFEFANNTIEVTELEDLTEKGAFYRDFTLTWN, encoded by the coding sequence GTCAATGTCTCGAGAAACGCCTGTGGGGTTTCTGGATTTTTGCGCTTACAGAAGGAAACAGACATATATGGCTACGACTTTGACgtcttgaagttgaaggtCGAGCACCAGTCGAATTCGAGACTCTCGGTGCATATCGAGCCTCAAAACCTTACTGACGTGTACAAGCTCCCCTCGGAGTTGGTTCCGAAGCCCGAATCGTCAAATGTGTCCTGTTCTGGTCTGACTGATTTGCTTTTCAGACACTCGGGGGTCAATGAGCTGTTTTGGTTCGAGGTGGTGAGGAAGAGTAACGCCGAGGTCTTATTTTCCACCAAGGGCAACCCATTGGTGTTCTCCAACCAGTTTGTTCAGTTCAATTCGTCTCTTCCTAAAGGTCATGTCATCACTGGCTTGGGTGAGGCCATCAAAGGTTTCACAAACCCTCCTGGCACTGTCAGAACACTCTATGCTAATGACGTCGCTGACCCTGTCGACGGCAACATCTACGGTGTCCACCCATTCTACATTGATCAGAGATACGCCAACTTGAATCAGACAAACGTTCACACCACACCTCTCAACGAGACTCGCTTTCCTGGAGTGCTGTGGGGCAACCAGAGCAACAGTACCGTCTCACTGTCGAACTCGAGTTTCTACGAGGAATACTCTCCTTTGAACAAGTCCTACTCTCATGGTGTCTGGTGGAGAACATCGGCTCCTCAGGAGGTCatcattgaggaagaggctATCACCTGGAGAGCTCTCAATGGAGTTATTGAtctttacttcttctctggtCCCACTCCTAAGGATGTGATCAAGCAGTACGTCTCTGAAGTCGGAAAGCCTGCTCTTCAGCCCTACTGGGCCTTGGGCTACCACCATTCTCGTTGGGGCTACAGCACAATCGACGACTTGCAAAATGTCGTTGACACTTTTGCTGAAAAGGATCTTCAGCTCGAGACCATCTGGAGTGATATTGACTACATGGACTCGTTCAAAGATTTCACGAACGACCCTCACAGATATCCTCTTGACAAGTTCCTGGATTTCCTTGATCAGCTTCATGACGGTGACCAGCATTATGTTCCCATTGTCGATGCTGCTATCTACTATCCTAACCCTAACAACAAAACCGACGCCGACTACCCTGCCTTCAATGATGGCAATGAGACCGAtgtcttcttgaagaatccGGACGGATCCCTCTACATTGGAGCCGTTTGGCCCGGTTATACAGTGTTCCCCGACTTCTTGGCCAATAACACTTTTGAATGGTGGAAGAAAACATTCAAAGACTGGTACGAGCAGATCAAGTTCGATGGTATTTGGCTTGACATGAACGAGGtatcttctttctgtgTGGGCTCTTGTGGCTCAGGAAAAGTGGAGAAGAACCCAGTGCATGCTCCATTCCAGTATGGTGGTCTTCAGGAGCAGTTCCCAGAAGGTTTTGCCACAAGCAACGCTACTGAGTACAAGCAGTTCTTGCAGTTCATttcggcttcttcaagttcttccTCTAGTGACTCCTCGAACGACACTAAATCGTCTTCAGAAGAGTTCTTCAACTGGAAAGCTCCAGGTAAGGGCAACATCAACTACCCTCCTTATGTGATCAACCATGCACAAGGAGATCATGACTTGGCCACCCACGCTGTTTCGCCAAACGCTACTCATGCTGACGGCACCTTGGAGTACGATATCCACAACTTGTACGGGTATTTTCAGACCAACGCTACATTCCATGCTCTTCAGGATGTTGCCCCAGGTAAAAGACCCTTTATCATTTCCAGATCCACCTACTCTGGCTCTGGTGCGTACGCTGGCCATTGGGGCGGCGACAACTGGTCCAACTTTACCTACGCCTACTTCTCAATTCCACAAGCTCTCACGTTGGGTCTTGCTGGAATTCCTTTCTTCGGTGTTGATATCTGCGGTTTCAACGGCAACAGTGACTTGGAGTTGTGCTCGAGATGGATGCAATTGGGTGCCTTCTTCCCATTCTACCGTAACCACAATGTCTTGGGTGCCATTGACCAGGAGCCTTACGTGTGGGAGGATGTGTTGAGTCATTCGAAGGTCACCATGGATATCCGCTACGCTCTTCTTCCATACTTCTACACCTTGTTGCACGAGGCCTCCGAAACAGGTGTTCCACCTTTAAGAGCACTCTCGTGGGAGTTCCCTGACGACCCAGCTCTCTCTGATGCCGACAGGCAATTCTTTGTGGGCGAGGCTCTTTTGGTGACTCCCGTTTTGGAGCCCAACGTGTCCACTGTCAAGGGTGTATTCCCTGGCGCCAACGTTACCGATGTCTACTACGATTGGTATACCCACGAGAAGGCCAACTTCACCGACGGCAAAAACGAGACTTTGGACGCCCCTCTTGGGCATATCCCTCTTCACATCCGCGGCGGCCACATTATCCCAATGCAAGACCCCGGCTACACTGTTGCTGAGTCTAGAAACAACTCGTGGAACATCATTGTGCCGCTTGGAATCGAGGGCACTGCCAGTGGTCTGTTGTACTACGACGATGGAGACTCTTACCCTATTGTCAATTCCACCACCGTTGACTTTGTTGCTTCTGAGGGCTCTctctctgcttctgcttACGGTTACTACAGAATCGAGCAGCCTTTGTCGAGTGTTTACATTTTGGGCGTGGAAGACGAGCCTAACTCTGTGAAGTTCAACGGCCAGTCGGTAAGCTTTGAGTTCGCCAACAATACGATCGAGGTGACTGAGTTGGAGGATCTCACAGAGAAGGGCGCCTTCTACCGTGATTTCACGCTTACATGGAATTAA